In Megalobrama amblycephala isolate DHTTF-2021 linkage group LG9, ASM1881202v1, whole genome shotgun sequence, the sequence taatttaagtgttctGCTAAACATCCTCTGTGTTTGACCAAAGAAAATCATACGGGTTTTGAATGACAtgcataaatgacagaatttcgaACTATTCCTTAAAGTTTATTAAGAAGGAACTCACGTTGTCCAGGTAATCTCAGTGGGTTCTGGGTTGGCGTCAGCCTCGCAGGTCAAAACGGCATCAGTCCGACCTATATACCAGTTATTGTCATATCCATCTATTGTCACAGTGGGTGGGTCTAGAAAGAAAGTGAGATAGAGAGagacattcattcatcattaAATCCTGCATTGAAAGAACAGTTCAAAGCAGTTCAAATCTGCCGTTCAGGGGTGGGAAGGGAAGATACAGGTTTGCTGAAGGTGGCACTGTCCTATAGATCCTCAAAGGGCTTTAACACGCTGGAGAAATGCAGAATGAAAGTGCAAGAGGTGAGGATGTTCCAACAGGGGCGTTTATAAAAGAAATGGTGAAGCTGCAAATCTCTGACACCCTCAAACATTCCAGCTCAGCTATGCAAACACAGACACCTCAAACACTCCGTAAATAGCTTTCatgaaaaaaatgcaaacaatgtGTTGAGGAAGACATATGAGGCAGAAGCGAAGATGCTTAAATGCATTTTTCGATGAAAAGGAGGGTGGGTGAGGGAGAAAAGGTGTTATGAGCGAATGATACGGGGCGGATTATGAGTTCACATGTGTGTCACTGAGAACGcacacctttaaaggattagtttggccagaaatgaaaatcctgtcctCATTTACTAACTTTCATGTCGTTCCCAAACCATTCTTCcgtgaaacacacacaaaaaaaagttttgaatactCTGCTGGTTGGCTTTTCTTTTCACTTACAGTGAATGGGAACTAAAGCTTTCAAGCTTCGAAAAGGACACAAAAGCACTATAACTGTTTTAttaaagtcttctgaagtcatacaatAGCTTTGTGCAAGGAACTGACCAAAATTTAAGCCTTtatggtagcactttattttaagtgtaatttcctggtacatataattatgttgtacatacaggtaaaagagtgatgacacaaggtacttacctgacatgtatgtacatggaaactaataagaatcactgctgtactttccaaCGGTATACATATAATTGctttgtacctatagacaagtGTTGGGTAATAACAACAGGCGCTTACTTATAGTGTCAGTATATTGTAACgaacagacacattactgtacttactaatggtatgtacatggtaactatgttgtacttatggacaagtgtgggtaataacagACACTTATTTATGTTAACTTGTAAGACACTATGTTTTACTCATGGACACAAAATTTTCAAGAAATAAAGCAATTGTTTTGCTGCACTATGTATGTACTTTATGTAGTGTTTTATGAACTGTTAATGCTAAATTGAatcttattttacagtccttAGTAGTTAAGCTTATTATTACAAAGGTTAAACATTAATGTGTCTTACTAGTTACCATAAATAAGTTTctgttattacccacacttgtcCATAAGTACAACATAGTTACCATGTACATACCATtattaagtacagtaatgtgtctgttagttaccaTATACTGACACTATAAGTAAGTGCCCATTATTACCCAACacttgtctataggtacaaagtagttaccatgtatgtaccattggaaagtacagcagtgtttcttattagtttccatgtacatacatttcaggtaagtaccttgtgttaccactcttttacctgtatgtacaacataatcacaatatatatatatataccaggaaagtacacgcactgtaaaataaagtgctaccgtctttatttatatttttatcttCTCCCTCCAGTGAGATATTAACTGCTATGACCGGAGCGAATCAGTGAACTCAAGAACCGAAACAGTctgattcacaaatgaatcattcagacaaGGGCTGCGTTCCCGAAAAGCATCGCAAGGTTAAGTAGATTGTTGAAAATACAGGCACCAATGGTGTTACAATGTTTTTGGGAAAGGAAGCCTTGATTTGTAAGCTAGATCAGATTTTTTTAGAAAAGATCAGATTCATAAAATTAATTGTTCATTGCTATCTTATgaaaatctataattttatagTGAGCTTAACAGccccatttattttcattaaattgaAAAGACTGACCTGGAAAAAGTCACTCtttagaagaaagaaagtcatatggatATTGTGagcaaataatgacagaattttccatttCGAAGATCTACTTCTAGCAGTGTGAGAGTTTGTGCATGAATCTTACACTCCACCACCAGCTTCAAGGTGAAGGATTGTGGCTCGCTCTGCGTCCTCTGGGTTACCAGGCAGGTGATTTCTTTTCCGTTTTCAGCAGGTGTCGGGACCATCCGAAACTCGCTCTTCACGGTCACTGTGCCGTCCACTTCGGGCACTGCAGTGTGGTTATAGCGGCCAGCAATAGCTGTAATCCAGGAGATTGTTGCCTCTGGTTTTCCTTGGGCTGCCTCACAATTTGCCACGACAACTTCAGAAGGGCCGGCTCGGACTGGGATGGCGGTAGCTGAGTTTTTGGGTTTAGCtgatagagaaaaaaaaattatttaaaacatgacTTTGGTTTTCAATAGCCTTTTTTAAACAATCAAGAGGTGCTTGAGCTAAATAAAAACATGCAGCAAAGCAACACGGCACTCAGACATGTCATTGACTCGTATTAAGGGGACAGTCAgccggtcattttctaaaataaatgtcGACAAGATGTTTCAAGCATTCAAACAGGGCCACTAATTACACAGCTACtcaccaaataaaaaaaatacatatgaaATATTGATTGATTACATGAGAAGAAAAAGCACAGAGTGATACAAGAGACATGAATCTAGCACAGTTATATAGGAAACTGGATGCCTGGGACAATCTGGGACGGTCAATTATAGAGgtcattaaacaaaaatattttaatcacagAACTGAGCAGAATGAAGCATATCAGAGAACTGTTTTTTCAGTGCCTGATACTGACATCTCTGTACCTCTGTGCCAAGGatgagcttaaagggttagttcacccaaaaatgaaaattctgtcatttattactcaccctcatgttgttccacacccgtaagaccttcgttaatcttcggaatacaaattaagatattttagttgaaatccgatggctccgtgaggcctccatagggagcaatgtcacttcctctgtcaagatccataaaggtactaaaaacatatttaaatcggttcatgtgagtacagtggctcaatattaatattataaagcgacgagaatacttttggtgcggcaaaaaaactaaataacgacttatttaatgatggccgatttcaaaacaatgcttcagaaagcatcggatcacaaatgaatcagtgtgtcgaatctgcagttcggagtgccaaagtcacgtgatttcagcagtttggcggtttgatccgcgatccgattcatgattcgatacactgattcattcatgctccgatgcttcctgaagcagtgttttgaaatcgaaaagtattctcgtcgctttataatattaatattgagccactgtactcacatgaaccgatttaaatatgtttttagtacctttatggatcttgacagaggaagtgacattgctccctatggaggcctcactgagccatcggatttcaactaaaatatcttaatttgtgttccaaagattaacgaaggtcttacgggtgtgaaacgacatgagggtaagtaataaatgacagaattttcatttttgggtgaactaaccctttaaacattaaAGATAAATGGTGGCAACCAAACGTAAAAGTGTAAGAATGcgtcattatttattttcaaagacaatggctgaaatcaaattaaaaagaCTTGAATTTTGTCTCAATTCACTAAAAaagtattataaaatataataaatcgAATTGATAAACCAAACtgcttaaattaaataataactcTATAGCCGAGTCAGATTTGCGCAAAACTTTTTcgatattttctaaatgtcgATAAAAAGCTACTGGGAAATTATGCAGTTTCCATTAACTAAAGactttatactgtatataggaAGACAGTGCACttgtattattatgaatgggagaaagggAAACGCAATATGGCGAAaaaagtcccgccttctaaataagagccaatcactgATCGGTAAAGTCATCGCATAACTGCAGCTACCGTTAAAAGCTCCAGTCCCTATAGAAACGGTCAGACGCACACTTCCTATAGAGACAAGCACTTAGGACTGCGCATACGcgttagcttgatccagcctgaaaaatgctgttttttgtcaaaattcGAGCATTTACAAACGAAATTTATaggacagttgttgtcagatttctttggtgatttcaaatatgaaatttgatTGAAAGCTTggcgaacagctttggagaGTTCGATATtttcccattcaaagagataggagctgtacTTGCATGCCCAAGAGGCGTTTCAATAATGGCCaccaagtgaaatgacttgtcttaaagggactttgcattaacttttttttttctctcatgaTAAGTCATTCCAAAAATCACGGAAACGGATGTTAGTAggtttaaatatatctcagccACTGCactagccattatttttaatcGAAGGAGATGAAGGCGTATTATCCAAGCATTAATGGCAAGGAAAGGCCCTTATACTTGGGAACGACCATGTACAGTATGAGGTGTTTTTGGGTGTTTCTCCGTCCTATCTGCTTCCGGGTCTTGATAAATTGGggcatttctttgttatttagaATCCAGTAGCctatttattttgtcttttatgagTTTAATAAAGAACTCTGTCTCCCCTTCTGTGCAAACATACCGCGCATATCATCTTTAAAGAATGATCGGCTTTTACGTACGCCAGGTGACCTGTAAATGTGAAAAAActgtttccattgcagttttgtgaaatattcctttttcaAATTGCCTGAAAAACCACCTAATTTTCCCATTGGGCATATTTTCAATTGGCAATTTCAATTTGCGCAATTAGAAGGGTAATGGAAACGCAGCTTATGTGGCATTTTGCATGCTTgtaaaatatgttaattaaGTATATGTATGCAAATTTTATGAAACCATTTGGGACACAAAATagctcaaattaaattaaataatcgCTCTGTAAAATGCATATAAGAATAGTAAAAGAAATTTGATAAAGATGATCATTTCAAATGAACCAACCCACATTTAAAAGCAAGTGGTTAACACCAATACAAGATGGACGCTGAGTTAATGTTCTACTTGGTTTACCCAGGGCTAAACAGTGAAAGACAAACCGAGCGAGACGCTTGAACACAGCCAACAAGGATAAACGGGCAGCACTGATGCACAGCATCACTTTGTCTCTGATGATAGCATTAGCTTAGTCATTCAAATGATGAATCAGGCTAATGGGTGACATTAGTGTTAAAGCAGACAGCAGAAATGCTACTGTGAGTAAAGCTAATGTAGTTTAGAACGACTCTGTGTCTGTGCTTTCCTAACTACACAAAAAGAAGAGCTAAAGACTTTGCAGTCCAAGCATCAACCTTGTGGTCTGTTGTTTAGGCAGAGATTTaatgaacatttaaaacatatcTGATACAATTTTGTTGGCAATAAAACTAGGAAACAttgtaaatattgattttattttaatgcgctAATTATTTGGCCATTAAATTTCCTAAAGACTGTGCCAGCAGGCTAATTTCACGCTCCCTGCTCATGTCAAGACTCGAGAGTATGAGAGCAGAGCTGTTTTAAAAGCATCTCTGATTTTAACCAAAAGGCCAAAAATAGTGATTGAAAAGTTTGATTCATTTTCATGAATCAGTTCTTTTGAACCATATCGTATAATTGGTTGAAACACTAATTCAGTTATATATTTGAGTCATCATTTGGCATggaatttaatatattttatattgttaaatTGTTATACTTGAGTCTGTCTTGTTTGTAGGAAGGACTGAAGCAGGTCTATAAATAACCACAAGTGAGTTACTTACCCAGCATGATAAGAGTGGTCGTTCCCTGCTCGTTTCCACTGGGGTAAGTTGCGTACTCGCAGATGTACCTGCCAGCATCAGCCATCTTCAGTTTGTCGATCCTAATGGATGGGTTCTCCAGGGAGCCCCTTGTGAAATTAACTCTGCCTTCAAACTCTTTATTAGGGAAACTGGCTCCATACGTGGGGTGGAATACAGCAATGTTGTGTCTATCACCCTCGACACGCTCAAACATCCACGAAACCTACGAACCAGAAGAAATAGGGAATTAATTCTTGCACGGCATTGCTTTAACATACTGCATGCTGCCAGCCATCTGCTTGTTGTTTAAACTCAGGACTTAACCATATGGATGGCGATAATATTGGACAATTACTCGGCATGTGCTGAACTATCACTAAACATAACATTTGTTCAACATGTACAGGTGTTTTATGGATTGCCAATAATTAATATTCACGTATGCACTGAATAATGTTGTTGTGAATTCTGCATATTGAAATGTGCACCAAGGTATATCAAGCAGGCAGACATGGATTTTATTGAAAACTGATagcatatgtatatatatatatatatatatatatatatatatatatatatatatatatatatatatatatatatatatatatatatatatatatatatatatatatatatatatatatatatatatatatatatacacacacacacacacacacacacatatatatcagcaattatttgaattagaacatgtttgtaacattatgaataaccttactgtcacttttaataaatttaatgcacaaataaactaacaataacaatattgactgtatataaatcatactaaattaggttttttgtttgtttgcatgtttGCTTTTTAACACCATTCCAGCTTCTGTGGTTATTTTAATGGCGAGAAAATTTATGGTATAACTATATCAggtttttacaatttatttttgctaAAAACTCAAACTATATTTGGTTTAACTTTGTTAAAAATTTCTTCAAAAGAGTTAAGAGTTAGTTTTTGTGAGagagtaaaaatgtgcacagttttctgtgatgggtaggtttaggtgtagagGTGTAGGGTGATAGAAAATACGGCCCATGGAATATCCCCACAATTctcaaaaacaaacctgtgtgtgcatgtgtgtgtgtgtaaaaaaagaATAGTTCAGGATAATTTGCAAATTTTtcccagtcatctcaatggcaaaaaatATCCCAATTTACCTGAATTTACCCTGTATATATGGCGAGGACATCAAATACCTAATTTCTGACCCTTGGAACTAATCAAACACATCTTGTCTCACCTGTGTGAGTTTGGTGTTTCCGCTGTTGATGAACTCACAGCGCAGATTGACAGAGCTATTTGGATACGCAGTGACCTCATATTCCACTCGAACACGCTGACTCCAGACCACTGCAAAAGAGGAAAGAGCGAAACATTAGAACGTTCCAGTGTCGTAGCCTACAttaaatttatgaaaatgaaaccCAGACATCAGGCTAATATGAAACACACCAAAGTGACTGTTATATTCCTGGGCCTGAGCTTCCTCCGGGAAAAAGTGCAGTCTCAGACTGATTAGAGCTCAGTGGCTTCATATCTATCGACTAAATGTGCAGACAGTCTCAGCATGAGACTTATCCTGCTTTGATTGCCcataattaaagaaaaaaaaaaaaaaactttgagcCATCTCATCATCACAGCATCAATCTACACAATCACGGATATGGATCAGAGCTCGCTTGAACAAATGCATCTGGATGAGAAGCATTATAAAAGTCAATTTGAAACGTTCAGAgcattttacttccataatgcAATGCATTCTGAAACAAAATATTCAATAAACAAAAAGTAGGGTTGagcttgattttatccatcaaTAACCAGACTTTTCTTTGGAATAATGTGCACTAATGAATAATAACACAAGGAACATgaacacttttaaaataaaagttccaaAAAGAGATCTTTTCAGCAATGACAAAGATAATGCATTTTAGGTTCCTCAAAAGAACCTGCAAATGAAAAGATCTTAAAATTTTCTTAGAaataaatggttcttttaatAATCTGAAGCACTTTTTTCCataataaagaaccttttgttcaatggaaagattccatggatgttaaaagttCTTCTATAGaagccaataaagaacctttactTTTAAGAGTATATTACATATTCTTTTTCAAAGCTTCATGTATTCTTAATCAACAATTAAATGTGGGTAggtttcatgaaaaaaaaaaaaaaaaacacaataattttaaacaaaaagctgagaaaatcacatttttgtcaaagactatgtCCCAATGAGATTTAGGAAGATGATCAAAACACATATGGAGTAAATGGAGTCCATCAACATCCGCAAAGCTTCACAGTCCTATACCTCTTCCTGGGTCGACATTTCATTCGGTAacgttaggcagttttgatttatatcctgtttaatgtttgatgaccGCGTTGTTTTACatgtgcataagcaatgcttctatCTCTTGTTTCTGCTTGttcttcacctgtgttttgatccagagattctgcACTAGTTCAGAAAATGCATAATAGCGCCCCCCCTACcatgtaacagtgaaaacatggattgacggaaaattccgtcaatggtgGGGAACGACTTAATAAAGTAAGTCATTTGATCCAggttcattttaaagtttttactttatatatacacacccaTAGCTAACGTTCTCATTTTTTGGAAAGAAAACAATTTAGATCTCAATTATATGTTCAAAGGCCTCATATTAATATGAACagaattttaattgttttttgcTTGTGTGCAATATAATTAGTCTTAACTTTCTCAGCATCACCGACTAACATCTCTCAGCAAATAACAGATGGATTCTACAAACTGAAAATTACATTACACACTTGACTTGTAAGTAATTAAGTgcgtaaataattaaaattcatCATTAAAATACCGTTTAtgctgcttttaaaaaaaaatgtgtccttGAACATAAGTGTCAAGTCATCAAAACTTTATAATAGGAGGTtaaagcctataaaagaaaataattgcacaTGTATTAGTgctacaaaaacaaacctgtgatTCTATAACCCGATATGCGTTGTTCTGCAGTCTGCCTCAAACTGATGGTAAACTGACACTGCATTACAGTGCCAATCATAGCACTTTCAAAGCACTTTCCTTCTGCATTTGAACATTTTGACCCGGTGGCCGTGATCCCAGATGGTGATCTTTGTGTTGGCACAGCATTCACTTATGGAAGATTGCAAAGTTCAAGTTTTTCAAAACGCACTAGCTTTCTTTTCGCTTTCGCGTTTTCTCACCTGGCCGTATACAAAGGCAGGTTAAAATAAACAACCCGTGTTTTGACTCGAGTAGTCCGCAGACTCTAGCGAACTCCTGCGGAGACAGAAGCGAGAGACCTCCAGCTCAGAGCTCCAGGAGTCAAAGGCCAGCGAACAGCATGAGAGCTGCTCCATATATACTGATGGAATAAGGAATGGCTCAGtgctcacaaacacacacacattcacaaagCAGCTGGACCTGCCAACCTACAGAAACATCAGTGCAGTCAAACACTCTAAAGACAGGCCTCAAATTGCATGTACCCCAGAGAGGATGAAAGCTATCAAATATAGGGTTGCGGCcacataaaataatacataaacaGAGCTTGATTCGGTTATAGAAACGCATACTTTCAAATGCAAACGCAATCTCCCCTCATGCTACACCCCCTTCACCACATTGAAAACATCCAACTCGGTTTATGTTCCACAAAGGCATTAAATCGATTTGACCTCAAGTTTGCAAACCTCCTATAAATCAGACGTTACCTAACACTGACTGAAAGGTATATGGCACACTGACTGAAGATGCCAAATActtgtactgtactgtaatgCGTCTGTATTAAAAAACCCTTAGGCTCAATGACTGTGACGCATGATTGTGTCCAAACACAATTTATATCGCAAATTAAGTACGCCACATGGGGTGCTAAAGCATCAATTAGCAAAAACTGTCTTCTTCTATAATCAGTTTTTTATTTCAAGTCAAGTACTGCTATCGCAGTGCAACAGTTTAAAGAAAATTTTGCTGAATGGCTTCAAGTTAGTTAAATTGGCATGTTTATGTAGCTGATTTACCTGAATTGCATCACATAAATGTGGCTTAATGGCACAGACACTTGAAGGCAATTCCATATACGCCCCATTAAGCATTCTAATGATGTttatatctgtcacaataatccAAGAACGCATATTAGACCAGATACAAATTTTACACAAAGACAACAATGCAGAAAAACAGCCATAAAGCAGCATTATGTTAATGTCCATTATAGCAGCCCTTGTGGCAAGGCTGAGAATTCAGTGCCACATTTGCAGAACACAGCGCACAAAAGTACTAAAAGTAGTTACGCATTACAAATAacttgagttacataatcagattacttttttcaagtaactagtaaagtaacatatTACTTTtcaaatttacaacaaaatatctgagttactttttcaaacaagTAACAGAAGTTGGTTTTccccatgtattgactgactCCTCTCCTGTCCTTATGTTGAGAGAATCgtgagtaagtgcagaggtgttatgtgtgctgtgtaaacatgatgattactgactaaatgtgaacatttactcatctcacttgcacaaaaatagatttcaaaaatgaataaaaacagtgaaacgCAATCTCGTATATTACGCAAACctgcaatatttaaatatgttaaacaacacaaacatactttatgtatttaatctcactttattaaccaatgtctttgctgctgaccttcgatgatccaattcaaccatactaataagcaaacaTTTAGATAAACATTGTATTTGTGATCAGCCTGAagctttacatttgccaaaaatgtaattttttgttgttattaaaaaaaaaaaaacagcccaggtgaaaaaagcaacacaaaaataatgtattactgTATgtattacttagttactttccataaaaagtaactaagtaatgcaattagttacttttttagggagtaatgcaatattgtaatgcattacttttaaaggcAACTTTCCCCAACATTGCTTGTGTAGTATGATTCAGGCCATAGTACATACAACAACAGTGCACTGCAAATAATAAGCCTAACCctacaaataatttatatttcaaataaatgaaatgaaacaaaagaaatgtttcttgagcagcaaatcagcatattagaatgatttaagGATCATgcgactctgaagactggagtattgaTGCTTAAAATTAAGCTTGCATGCTTAATGTGCTACTTACATGCTTAATGCTACAGTTTaacttcacaggaataaattacatattaaaatacacTTACACTTTACTGGCATCTATGATTCTATGAAAACCCTTTAACATCCATTGAACCTTTCCATTGAACAAAAAGTTTCtactttatagtggaaaaatgtTCTTTAGATGATTAAAATAGTTCTTTTAACAATTGTTGACTGTAAAGTTCTTTGGGGAGCCAAAAATGGTTTTTCTATGGCATCACCATTtttcatcattatttttaagagtgtatattaagatagaaaatattttaagcataagcataagagacttttttcaaaaacatttaaaaaaaatcttactgaccccaaacttctgaacagCTTTGGTAGTGTATGTAAATGTTTTCGTATGGTTGTGTAACACAATTTATGTCTCTTGACAGTTTCTATATACAGAGATTTTAAAGATTTACATGAAAATTTTAGTATAATATTATAAGACAATTTTAAGTAACATCTTCTGTCATAGAAGCCAATTtccttttagttttttttactattactattactattttaCTAAAGCTTCCAATTTTATTTCGCTGCTGTATCGTTATTTGTATTGGGCAAATAATCTTTGACTAAGCATTTGTTCTAGGTATTTACATTTAAGTTCCAATTAACATGCCATTCATACAAGGAAAGAGGTATGCGAGCACATATCACAGTGCGCTCAGTGCATGTCCGTATCCAGGACTCTAATGTCAGGAAGTGTGTGTTTTCATTATACAAGGAGCTGCGTGTGACTCACTGTAGCAGAATTCCCCCTGAAGGTACACAATGGCCTGTCAGACCAGCTCCGCAGTATAAGAAACAGAAACACACAGCATTTATTCACTCACCTCGCTCTCTTTACCTCTCTCTCGCTCAGCTCCACTCctcttttgttttcttctatctTTGGCTCATAACTCTATttccctctctccctcttcCTCCGTACACATCAACAAATGAGCCATCGGGTGGAATGTAGTTGTACGATGTTTTAGTCATTCGTTTTTCATAGGGTCAATGAAAGAACGCCATGGGTtcaaaaagaaggaaaaaatgaGAACAATAAAGTAAAGAACCAACATGGATCAAATATCTGTCTCATTTGCATGCATACCCAGCATGCTTTACACCCCCTCCCTTTGTGTTCAAGTGTTTTCTGCTCATATTCCTGTGCTGATCTACTATTTGCACTGGTTTTAATACCTCCGAAACAGTCGGGGTGTCTGCACACTGCTGATATGCTTTACTTAAGGATGACAAACGAACCAGAGTAGGGCCGCAACAGGCTCttcaataaaacacaaacacatttaagGGGCAGAAGCAATTTACCAAAAGCACATACTATTGCTTTATGTACTCAATGCAAAGCACATCGGTGCTTATGTTAAATAACGTGTGATATTCACCTCAGAGTCattaatatattcatatatatgcACCGCAGGGATGGCTCTGAAtgcataaatgtttaattttagaTATCTATTTAGATGTAACTCTAAAGGATTAGTTCCACCAGtaattaaaattctgtctttctgtcactatttactcgccctcaagccattccGTACAACTTTCTTCCCTCAGTGGAGGATTTGATCAATTGTAACTGCACGAAAAAAAGCAACCAATATGTGTAGGACTGAATATAGGACTGAAgttttgaaacttcaaaaagcaaaaAGAATCGTCAAACTGTTCATATGACTCGTGCAttatatttcaagtcttctgaagccatataaTAGCTTTAAAATAGTGAGAAATGGACTGTTTCATCATTAATATCCATTTTCTTGACTGAGGGGGCAGGATATTCAGGGTTTAGCGCCAACCCTGTTTTTGACTCTGATCTTTTCACTGAATCaattgattcagttcagaaaatggctgtgaatgattcattcatgaatcaGACTAATCCACTTCAAGTTCACTGATTCAATCCAGTCACAGAGTTTA encodes:
- the pvrl2l gene encoding PVR cell adhesion molecule related 2 like isoform X1, encoding MSDFTMINCCLILGACLLSSQVVWSQRVRVEYEVTAYPNSSVNLRCEFINSGNTKLTQVSWMFERVEGDRHNIAVFHPTYGASFPNKEFEGRVNFTRGSLENPSIRIDKLKMADAGRYICEYATYPSGNEQGTTTLIMLAKPKNSATAIPVRAGPSEVVVANCEAAQGKPEATISWITAIAGRYNHTAVPEVDGTVTVKSEFRMVPTPAENGKEITCLVTQRTQSEPQSFTLKLVVEYPPTVTIDGYDNNWYIGRTDAVLTCEADANPEPTEITWTTTSGQMPPSVRVENNRLLVRKVDETVNTTFVCEVKNRLGAGKKELSATVIESTEDPSSAGVVAGAILGSFLALVLVGALVTVLVMQSRRQQHGYSGDGEQSTYGNKTRLFGGKKASKNGTGANNNGPIYTYRESDPGALTEKCNEFPHMTASTPTAHDILLSGELNEAERRKFDALNDSLEEEEEEERYERLSRLPPSYQIHRHEDECAPYLDDDMESQRDGSIISRTAIYV
- the pvrl2l gene encoding PVR cell adhesion molecule related 2 like isoform X2; this translates as MSDFTMINCCLILGACLLSSQVVWSQRVRVEYEVTAYPNSSVNLRCEFINSGNTKLTQVSWMFERVEGDRHNIAVFHPTYGASFPNKEFEGRVNFTRGSLENPSIRIDKLKMADAGRYICEYATYPSGNEQGTTTLIMLAKPKNSATAIPVRAGPSEVVVANCEAAQGKPEATISWITAIAGRYNHTAVPEVDGTVTVKSEFRMVPTPAENGKEITCLVTQRTQSEPQSFTLKLVVEYPPTVTIDGYDNNWYIGRTDAVLTCEADANPEPTEITWTTTSGQMPPSVRVENNRLLVRKVDETVNTTFVCEVKNRLGAGKKELSATVIDQPLPKSPSAGPILGGIIAAIVILCLIGAGVAMYRKRVQSTANGEGPPKHKPPPPMKSGSSTEMLNKPQDKATTITEAQPLSNYETNYYETNSAEPVTDLDDDNTGPPANGGTPNVWDGSGHPPEKDESTDETLPPYEPADQNDIEVSHGNLAREESFMSQPMLV